The Fulvivirga ligni genome window below encodes:
- a CDS encoding nucleotide sugar dehydrogenase: protein MSNKTVAVIGLGYVGLPLAVEFGKKIKVIGFDINKKRISELENGVDRTLEVDADELKEASQLQYSAEISDLESAQIYIVTVPTPIDQYKKPDLTPLEKASETVGKVLKKGDIVIYESTVFPGCTEEVCVPILEKVSGLKYNTDFYCGYSPERINPGDKVHRLPSIKKVTSGSNDEIAEEVDQLYKTIITAGTHKASSIKVAEAAKVIENSQRDLNIAFVNELSLIFDKVGIDTHEVLEAAGTKWNFLPFKPGLVGGHCIGVDPYYLTYKAESLGYHPEVILSGRRINDNMGVHVANKVIKLMTRKDNPINNSHILVLGITFKENCPDIRNSRVIDVVEELKGFGANVEVYDPSADKEEVKHEYGLDLIEKPNKKYNAVVLAVSHDEFTNLNLSDITDEHTAIYDIKGFWDKNSVTARL, encoded by the coding sequence ATGAGTAATAAAACTGTAGCTGTAATTGGATTGGGGTACGTAGGCTTACCTCTAGCAGTTGAATTTGGAAAGAAAATCAAGGTAATTGGTTTTGATATTAATAAAAAAAGAATTTCTGAACTAGAAAACGGTGTTGATAGAACGCTGGAGGTAGATGCAGATGAACTAAAAGAAGCATCTCAATTACAGTACAGTGCTGAGATTTCTGATTTGGAAAGTGCACAAATCTATATTGTTACCGTACCTACCCCAATAGACCAATATAAAAAGCCTGACCTAACTCCCCTTGAAAAGGCTAGTGAGACCGTAGGGAAGGTTCTTAAGAAAGGTGATATTGTAATTTACGAATCAACGGTATTTCCAGGCTGTACAGAGGAAGTATGTGTACCTATCTTAGAGAAAGTAAGCGGGCTGAAATATAATACTGACTTTTATTGCGGCTATTCTCCAGAGAGAATTAATCCGGGTGATAAGGTTCACAGATTACCGTCAATAAAGAAAGTTACTAGTGGTAGCAACGACGAAATTGCTGAGGAAGTAGATCAGTTATACAAAACCATTATTACGGCTGGTACACACAAAGCTTCTTCTATTAAAGTTGCTGAAGCGGCTAAAGTTATAGAGAACTCGCAGAGAGATCTCAATATTGCCTTTGTAAATGAGCTATCTCTTATTTTCGATAAAGTAGGAATTGATACGCACGAGGTGCTTGAAGCTGCTGGTACTAAATGGAACTTCTTGCCCTTTAAGCCAGGGTTGGTCGGTGGACATTGTATTGGAGTAGACCCTTATTACCTTACTTATAAAGCAGAAAGCTTAGGATACCACCCTGAAGTTATTCTTTCAGGCAGAAGAATTAATGACAATATGGGAGTTCATGTGGCCAATAAGGTGATCAAGTTGATGACTAGAAAGGATAACCCGATTAATAATAGTCACATATTGGTGCTAGGAATCACCTTCAAGGAAAATTGTCCTGATATAAGAAATAGCCGCGTGATTGATGTGGTAGAAGAGTTAAAAGGCTTTGGGGCTAACGTAGAAGTATATGATCCTTCAGCTGACAAAGAAGAGGTGAAACATGAGTATGGTTTAGACCTAATTGAAAAGCCAAATAAGAAATATAATGCAGTGGTTTTGGCCGTGAGTCACGATGAATTTACTAACTTAAATTTAAGTGATATTACAGATGAGCACACCGCCATTTATGATATAAAGGGATTTTGGGATAAAAATTCTGTAACTGCTAGACTTTAA
- the galE gene encoding UDP-glucose 4-epimerase GalE: MEKKIIVTGGAGYIGSHTCVELVKSGYTPIIIDNFSNSEKFIVDRVEELTGKKIEVEEGDCGDYEFVKSVFKKHAEVSGVIHFAAFKAVGESSNLPLKYYQNNLLSTIIMLKVMEEEGVSNFVFSSSCTVYGEPDQLPVTEDSPTKPAESPYGRTKQMCENIVTDFSKVTKGFKGIFLRYFNPIGAHPSSRIGELPIGAPNNLVPYITQTAAGIREKLTIFGNDYDTPDGTCIRDYIHVVDLAKAHIAALDYLLAEKEDCLEVFNVGTGNGNSVQEVVDTFQEVTGVKLNYEIGPRRAGDVEKVYSDATKVENGLKWKADISLAESLKDSWNWQQSLK, encoded by the coding sequence GTGGAAAAGAAAATAATAGTAACAGGAGGAGCCGGCTACATAGGCTCTCACACATGCGTGGAACTAGTGAAATCTGGTTATACGCCCATCATCATTGATAACTTCTCTAACTCTGAAAAATTTATTGTAGACAGAGTTGAGGAGCTGACAGGAAAAAAGATAGAAGTTGAAGAGGGAGACTGTGGTGATTATGAGTTTGTAAAATCAGTATTTAAGAAACACGCCGAAGTTTCTGGCGTTATTCATTTTGCTGCTTTTAAAGCGGTGGGTGAGTCTTCAAATTTGCCTTTGAAGTACTATCAAAATAACCTTCTTTCTACTATCATCATGCTGAAAGTGATGGAAGAAGAAGGAGTGAGTAATTTTGTTTTTTCTTCCTCTTGTACCGTTTACGGTGAGCCAGATCAGCTGCCTGTTACAGAAGATTCTCCTACAAAACCTGCTGAGTCGCCCTACGGACGTACTAAGCAAATGTGTGAGAACATAGTCACAGATTTCTCTAAAGTAACTAAGGGGTTCAAAGGAATATTCTTGAGATATTTTAATCCTATAGGTGCCCATCCTTCTTCAAGAATTGGAGAATTACCTATTGGAGCACCTAATAATCTGGTTCCTTACATCACTCAAACAGCTGCTGGAATAAGGGAGAAACTTACCATTTTTGGTAATGACTATGACACTCCGGACGGAACCTGTATAAGAGATTATATACATGTGGTAGATTTGGCCAAAGCTCATATCGCTGCTCTTGATTATCTTTTAGCTGAGAAAGAAGATTGTCTTGAAGTGTTTAATGTAGGTACCGGTAATGGTAATTCTGTGCAAGAAGTAGTAGATACTTTCCAAGAGGTTACAGGAGTAAAACTTAATTACGAAATAGGGCCAAGAAGAGCTGGAGATGTGGAAAAAGTTTATTCAGACGCTACCAAAGTGGAGAACGGACTAAAATGGAAAGCTGACATTAGCTTGGCAGAATCGCTGAAAGATTCCTGGAACTGGCAACAGTCTTTGAAGTAA
- a CDS encoding tail fiber protein: MRNKLLLILVALPFVIRAQNVPLNSGIGLNVGSDNFSYAGYNVGNYSIGWYSDSWHASAPTGYISGYGGLKFFTGGSPKMVIMRNGGFVGIGTNAPQAKLSVQNSQENGDLMVLGLGDVNPKRISLGVNQWSGVLSLYNSSNNQKVKISSGGEHSYFNAGYVGIGTTSPDELLTVNGTIHSKEVKVDTNIPAPDYVFAPEYGLPTLSFIEQYIKENQHLPEVPSAKEMEAEGINVGEMNMLLLKKVEELTLHIIELKKQNDQQNKLIQKLLQKE, translated from the coding sequence ATGAGAAATAAATTACTCTTGATTTTAGTGGCTCTTCCGTTTGTAATTAGAGCCCAAAATGTTCCATTAAACTCAGGGATAGGACTCAATGTAGGTTCAGATAATTTTAGCTATGCAGGCTATAATGTGGGTAATTACTCGATTGGGTGGTATTCTGATAGCTGGCATGCATCAGCACCTACGGGTTACATATCCGGTTATGGAGGTCTCAAATTTTTTACAGGAGGATCACCTAAAATGGTTATAATGAGAAACGGTGGTTTTGTAGGTATTGGTACTAATGCCCCTCAAGCAAAGCTTTCAGTTCAAAACTCACAGGAAAATGGTGATTTAATGGTGCTTGGTCTGGGAGACGTAAATCCGAAGAGGATCAGTTTAGGAGTAAATCAGTGGAGTGGAGTTTTATCTCTTTATAATTCTTCAAATAATCAAAAAGTCAAAATATCATCCGGTGGTGAGCACTCTTATTTTAATGCAGGATATGTAGGCATAGGAACAACTAGCCCAGATGAACTCCTTACCGTAAACGGCACCATCCATTCCAAAGAAGTGAAAGTAGATACGAATATTCCGGCGCCAGACTATGTCTTTGCACCAGAATATGGACTTCCTACATTGTCATTTATAGAACAATATATTAAGGAAAACCAACATCTGCCGGAGGTGCCATCGGCGAAGGAAATGGAGGCCGAAGGAATAAATGTCGGTGAAATGAATATGCTGCTGCTTAAAAAGGTGGAGGAGCTAACGCTGCATATCATAGAGTTGAAGAAACAGAACGATCAACAAAACAAACTAATCCAAAAACTACTACAAAAAGAATGA
- a CDS encoding PKD domain-containing protein has translation MKNKYLIILGALLALSASLFAQTNVIPPSPNSAAANNLSGINVGASGVGVVDVPLYTLKGKDISIPISLRYSTSGIKVQDVASSVGLGWALDAGGSITRVVNDAPDVSSDYNFIGEDEINKVNTGYNHLYDSELDVFIYSFLGRSGKFYLDPETNVGYTQPSSDLIIEYIPGGVVQGAEEADGIWKITDESGNIFTFSYVENTLFSQMNMELSYDDVPSDGAYQEKYSYTSSWNLYTIQNPNRIELAKFIYTNHDIEYNYYSEQEFTSCDGSGTPRHFYTNSKLNVSQGYIKSIETSLGKVDFYYQSGRRDLKGGYSLERVTLSNDNLIGNCVLNYSYHNSVQKEYFSLTARYHPIECRNDYDCNRFMLRSIIRDNILYRRFEYHSEVPLPSRDAVLYDHWGYSTWDPNPSYPRYSDRNARGWKSSIYPHSDKSPNEVGSTACALKRIIYPTGGYQNLEYEGHDNVGGIRIKKIFLSDGHKEWLDKEFTYSGFHVINQPIHNYQYYTGGNCNEVRSSSPINDIIDLNGVSIIYNKIVEISADGSSIERNYNYTPDTPPSVNAYVFESKGDKFYDRGPIDYNRVPYAKKNSRRYASGNLTDIIYRNSNNKMIKSVHYNYEFGSENFSKRNHQVLYSIPSDNSGFVYTVNFYNVVCQSIKISDISVVEYDENQSETMRTNTSLEYGITNHPSLITKLLTTFSDGTRFKQTFNYMTDFEMYNPSPFLDLKVNGLFKKLNTHNIASPFETISYIAEPNQEFKVTSGKLLVYKFYNDQDRYYPYESYNLRLDAPIPESQFINLSFGQTSNELNWDDHYHKESEASYVNQNIKEVKNLYDGMSFQYEWHSNGLLKSVTKVRANNYQNFKTSYNSTPLIGLKQLTDINQKSFYLDYDERNRLSLEKDNAGNILVKYQYDQTEICDFEISANYLGNNKVAFNAMGNCYSGGTSSYYWDFGDGNVVKTNTLNVSHTYTGSPYDKYNVKLVVENDNFPTVYFSKQISTLGNQ, from the coding sequence ATGAAAAATAAATACTTAATTATATTAGGAGCACTGTTAGCACTTAGTGCTTCTCTATTTGCTCAGACTAATGTCATTCCTCCTTCGCCAAATTCGGCTGCCGCTAATAATTTGTCCGGTATTAATGTTGGGGCATCAGGTGTAGGAGTAGTAGATGTTCCATTATATACTCTAAAGGGCAAAGACATATCCATTCCTATTTCTTTGCGGTATTCTACTTCAGGCATTAAAGTGCAAGATGTAGCTAGTTCAGTTGGTTTAGGATGGGCTTTAGATGCTGGAGGTAGCATTACTAGGGTGGTCAATGACGCTCCAGATGTTAGTTCGGATTATAATTTTATTGGGGAAGATGAAATCAATAAGGTGAACACAGGATATAATCATTTATATGATTCAGAACTTGATGTATTTATTTATTCTTTTTTAGGGAGAAGTGGGAAATTTTATTTAGATCCTGAAACTAATGTAGGGTATACACAACCATCAAGTGATTTAATAATTGAATATATACCAGGTGGAGTTGTTCAGGGTGCTGAAGAGGCAGATGGCATTTGGAAAATTACTGATGAAAGTGGAAATATTTTCACTTTTAGTTATGTGGAGAATACCTTATTCAGCCAAATGAATATGGAGTTATCATATGATGATGTGCCTTCCGATGGTGCCTATCAAGAGAAATACTCTTACACATCAAGTTGGAATCTATATACTATACAGAACCCTAATAGGATTGAATTGGCGAAGTTTATTTATACTAATCATGATATAGAATATAATTATTATTCAGAACAAGAGTTTACGAGTTGTGATGGATCGGGAACACCAAGGCATTTCTACACTAATAGTAAACTAAATGTTTCGCAAGGGTATATCAAATCTATTGAAACGTCTTTGGGAAAAGTTGATTTTTACTATCAATCGGGCAGAAGGGATTTGAAAGGAGGTTATTCTTTAGAAAGAGTGACCTTATCCAATGATAACTTGATAGGAAATTGTGTGCTAAATTATTCGTACCATAATTCAGTGCAAAAAGAATATTTCAGTTTAACAGCTAGATATCACCCTATAGAATGTAGAAATGATTACGACTGCAATAGATTTATGTTACGCTCTATCATTAGAGATAATATTTTGTATAGGAGGTTTGAGTATCACAGTGAAGTTCCTCTTCCAAGTCGAGATGCTGTTCTTTACGATCACTGGGGCTATTCTACATGGGATCCGAATCCTAGTTACCCAAGGTATTCTGATCGCAATGCAAGAGGCTGGAAGTCTTCCATTTATCCACATAGTGATAAAAGTCCAAATGAAGTTGGATCAACAGCGTGTGCTCTAAAGAGAATTATATACCCAACTGGGGGATATCAAAATCTGGAATATGAAGGTCATGATAATGTGGGTGGAATTAGGATAAAAAAAATTTTTTTGAGTGATGGACATAAAGAGTGGTTGGATAAAGAATTTACATATTCTGGTTTTCATGTAATTAATCAACCAATTCATAATTATCAATATTATACTGGAGGTAATTGCAATGAAGTAAGGTCTTCTTCACCAATCAATGATATTATAGATTTGAATGGGGTGTCAATTATCTATAATAAGATTGTAGAAATTAGTGCAGACGGTTCTAGTATTGAGCGCAATTACAATTATACACCTGACACTCCTCCTTCTGTAAATGCATACGTCTTCGAGTCAAAAGGTGACAAGTTTTATGACAGAGGGCCAATTGATTACAATAGAGTGCCATATGCAAAGAAAAACTCAAGAAGATATGCTAGTGGTAATCTAACTGATATAATATATAGAAACAGTAATAATAAAATGATTAAGAGTGTTCATTATAATTATGAATTCGGTTCTGAAAACTTCTCCAAAAGAAATCATCAAGTTCTTTATTCTATACCCTCTGATAATTCAGGGTTCGTTTATACTGTCAATTTTTATAATGTAGTATGTCAGTCAATTAAGATTAGTGATATTTCTGTGGTTGAATATGATGAAAATCAGTCTGAGACAATGAGAACAAATACCTCACTAGAGTATGGTATAACCAATCACCCTTCGCTCATTACAAAGTTATTAACTACATTTTCAGATGGCACTAGATTTAAGCAAACGTTTAATTATATGACCGATTTTGAAATGTATAATCCAAGCCCCTTTTTGGATTTAAAGGTTAATGGATTGTTTAAAAAACTTAATACTCATAATATCGCAAGCCCATTCGAAACCATTTCATACATAGCAGAGCCTAATCAAGAATTTAAAGTTACATCAGGTAAGTTATTAGTTTATAAGTTTTACAATGATCAGGATAGATATTATCCCTATGAGAGCTATAATTTACGATTGGATGCGCCCATTCCTGAATCACAATTTATCAATTTATCATTTGGGCAAACTAGTAACGAACTAAATTGGGATGATCATTATCATAAAGAATCTGAAGCCTCGTATGTTAATCAAAACATAAAAGAGGTAAAGAATTTATACGATGGCATGAGTTTTCAATATGAATGGCACTCGAATGGACTATTAAAGTCTGTTACTAAGGTTCGAGCCAATAATTATCAGAATTTTAAAACTAGTTATAATTCCACCCCACTTATCGGCCTTAAACAGCTGACTGATATAAACCAGAAGTCATTTTATCTGGACTATGATGAAAGAAATCGACTGTCCTTGGAAAAGGATAATGCTGGTAATATTTTAGTCAAATATCAGTATGATCAAACTGAAATATGCGATTTCGAAATTTCAGCTAATTATTTAGGTAACAATAAAGTAGCATTCAATGCTATGGGAAACTGCTATTCCGGAGGGACCTCATCATATTATTGGGATTTTGGTGATGGGAATGTTGTGAAGACTAATACTTTGAATGTAAGTCATACATACACCGGATCGCCTTATGATAAATATAATGTGAAGTTGGTGGTTGAAAATGATAATTTTCCTACAGTTTATTTTTCTAAACAAATCTCTACACTTGGAAACCAATGA
- a CDS encoding DUF6443 domain-containing protein — MKKFTLFITLLISFYSSVFAQDEEIIINEVKSEGYEDKSYYVVESLTLKNFSFKATSGSTFFAKTIGRMANHEEKNALQKDIITVEGITSSSVVDALDHDQKNTVINYFDGLGRNAQNVLKQGGANGYDVVTPFEYDNKGRIVNSYLSHEARTSTGDYHDDIIGELLNQYSGEKPYTTITYDDSPLDRVKTLTGVGKDWSNNGKTTDLKITYNYASEVRRWKVVGNLPQSSMYYPVNSLIVKSVTSEDGIVTKQYIDPLGRVVLNRADRIYGDGPIRPVEHYDTYYVYDELGRVRFIIPPMLHLNYSPSIDDVNKWCYQYEYDKYDNVIKSKSPGSDVRPMLFIYDNYQRLVLMQDGNQWGNSQWTFFKYDDLNRAIAVGIFETSASYESLKSNIKGSSNPHRYELTNVSDVGYTLNRTFPTDVDEDDLLSISYYDTYDVLSNSGWDVNANSYSPVTAELNASVNYAVMGQATASKTKILGTAEWLHSVIYYDDDYQAIQYISDNHLNGLDRVSTQYDFEGKMINISYNHSSSNEQMSTVESFDYDHAGRLLKITHGINNQDPIVLASCSYNERGEVIEKNLYSADGGATYLQSEDYKYNIRGWLTQINDVDHLSDENDLFGMELVYNTSDKLTSVNGQNLTPKYGGNISAVLWRRNDGINNSEKQAYKFEYDELNRFSSAEYAKEGNNYTSDGGMINEQVEDYDMNGNIKRLSRNDKINSSITEIDDLTLSHNGNALIKVEDDGTEFGYNEHNVSLSSEYTYDYNGNLTSDLNNEIVSVIYNYLDLPEEIEFYNGITITYSYDAAGTVLTKEVTKGTRTLARTDYLGGVQYENGELAFISTSEGRAINKSDKFEYEYFMTDHLGNTRLTYGMLSEVNVYKATMESERSAQEVSEFVNIDEARQQMVKMGANGGFINTTPASSQIPVPKYMAALGGSFSQYVGPGLQLDVSQNEKIKISVNAYLNGSGTDNTVLPSLVAAVTNSFQILDGGETEIIYSAFESYLPVFSGQIPNNGLKAYLNYILFPADYSGTPQFGYIPVEANNAGAWQTLKLDLDIPFNGHIYIYTANESTVSSCYFDDLQVIHDKNNAGLQVTSTSDYYPFGLEIASTRYVNEGFSPNRFRYQGQYSTYDEYTQWNAFAIRGNYDSRLGTWYSQDPYGQYSSPYKGMGNNPFNGTDPDGGWFGGNVVLNAVTWAAIGGVSGGLYSLASGADSEETRRNVMAGALTFSGVFLASKVSWSNVFNKVSDAASITASNIKATLLDIGKKTLFTPKGTVTVEKAIFMGRVYPTMEEINAMQQAELFARGDGIEPVFVEYDIVELFTTGGLGKVLRAGATDVTTSIVRRELTEEVGEQAFKKVVAKGARALWKLTDEGASQIKRHSQFGKIFKSKSDGLWWAVDNAGHGGSKFKVFKEGKKGLEWISDADEFGDFIINKHKGSTGKFIPWGQLKTIK, encoded by the coding sequence ATGAAAAAATTTACATTATTTATAACGCTCTTAATTTCTTTTTATTCCAGTGTTTTTGCACAAGATGAGGAGATTATTATCAATGAAGTTAAGTCTGAAGGGTATGAAGATAAATCATACTATGTGGTAGAGAGCCTTACTTTAAAAAACTTTTCTTTCAAAGCCACCTCCGGTTCAACTTTCTTTGCTAAAACAATAGGAAGGATGGCTAATCATGAGGAAAAAAATGCCCTTCAGAAGGATATTATTACTGTAGAGGGAATAACATCTTCCAGTGTCGTTGATGCACTAGACCATGATCAGAAAAATACGGTTATAAACTATTTTGATGGATTGGGAAGAAATGCTCAAAATGTACTTAAGCAAGGGGGGGCTAATGGATATGATGTTGTAACGCCGTTTGAATATGATAATAAGGGAAGAATAGTTAACTCTTATCTTTCACATGAGGCCCGGACTTCTACCGGGGATTATCATGATGATATAATTGGGGAACTTTTAAATCAATATAGTGGTGAAAAACCCTACACTACTATTACTTATGATGATTCACCTTTAGACAGAGTCAAAACCCTGACCGGCGTTGGTAAAGATTGGTCTAATAACGGTAAGACTACAGACCTTAAAATTACATATAATTATGCATCTGAGGTGCGTAGATGGAAGGTAGTCGGCAATTTACCTCAGAGTAGTATGTATTACCCGGTTAATTCACTTATTGTTAAATCTGTTACTTCTGAAGATGGCATAGTGACCAAACAATATATCGATCCCCTAGGTAGAGTAGTACTAAATAGAGCGGATAGAATTTATGGTGATGGCCCTATAAGGCCGGTGGAGCATTATGATACTTATTATGTCTATGATGAATTGGGGCGTGTAAGATTTATAATTCCTCCAATGCTACATCTGAATTACTCTCCATCCATTGATGATGTAAATAAATGGTGTTATCAGTATGAGTATGACAAATATGACAATGTGATAAAGAGCAAATCACCAGGCAGTGATGTGAGGCCGATGCTTTTTATATATGATAATTATCAACGATTAGTGTTAATGCAAGATGGTAATCAATGGGGTAATTCACAATGGACGTTTTTTAAATATGATGATTTGAATAGGGCTATTGCAGTAGGAATATTTGAGACAAGTGCTTCTTATGAGTCATTAAAATCAAATATAAAAGGTAGTTCTAATCCACATCGATATGAACTAACTAATGTCAGCGATGTGGGTTACACACTCAATAGAACATTCCCTACGGATGTGGATGAAGATGACCTCTTATCTATTTCCTATTATGATACTTATGATGTGCTCTCAAATTCCGGGTGGGATGTTAACGCCAACTCTTATTCTCCAGTAACAGCAGAATTGAATGCTTCCGTCAATTATGCTGTTATGGGACAAGCTACTGCTAGTAAAACTAAAATACTCGGAACAGCAGAATGGCTACATTCAGTGATTTACTATGATGATGATTATCAAGCTATTCAATATATATCAGATAATCATTTGAATGGACTTGACCGTGTATCTACCCAATATGACTTTGAGGGAAAGATGATTAACATATCTTACAATCATTCTAGCAGTAATGAGCAGATGAGCACGGTAGAGTCTTTTGACTACGATCATGCAGGGAGGTTGCTTAAGATAACACACGGCATTAATAATCAAGATCCCATTGTGCTAGCCTCTTGCAGCTATAATGAGCGTGGTGAGGTTATCGAGAAAAACCTCTACTCAGCAGATGGTGGTGCCACTTATTTACAGTCCGAAGATTATAAATATAACATTAGAGGCTGGCTTACCCAGATAAATGATGTAGACCATTTATCTGATGAAAATGATCTTTTTGGGATGGAATTAGTCTATAACACATCTGATAAATTGACGAGTGTAAATGGACAAAATTTAACGCCAAAATATGGAGGAAACATATCTGCAGTTCTTTGGCGTAGAAATGATGGTATCAACAACTCTGAAAAGCAAGCCTATAAATTTGAATATGATGAATTGAATAGGTTTTCATCGGCAGAATATGCTAAGGAGGGAAATAATTATACCTCTGATGGAGGGATGATTAATGAGCAAGTGGAAGATTATGATATGAATGGTAATATAAAACGGTTAAGCAGAAATGATAAGATTAATAGCTCAATTACAGAGATTGATGATCTGACTCTAAGTCATAATGGAAATGCTCTAATAAAGGTGGAAGATGACGGCACAGAATTTGGCTATAATGAACATAATGTTTCCCTATCATCAGAATATACTTATGATTACAATGGTAATCTTACTTCGGATCTTAATAATGAAATAGTTTCCGTCATCTATAACTATCTCGATCTTCCAGAGGAGATAGAGTTTTATAACGGTATTACTATTACATATAGTTATGATGCTGCAGGCACTGTGCTTACCAAAGAAGTTACGAAAGGAACTCGGACTTTGGCTAGAACCGATTATTTAGGAGGTGTCCAATATGAAAATGGTGAGCTAGCATTTATCAGCACCTCAGAGGGTAGAGCGATAAACAAGTCTGATAAATTTGAATATGAATACTTTATGACAGACCATTTAGGTAATACCAGATTAACCTATGGTATGCTCAGTGAGGTAAACGTATATAAGGCAACAATGGAGTCCGAACGGTCTGCCCAAGAAGTGTCGGAGTTTGTAAACATTGACGAAGCACGACAACAAATGGTAAAAATGGGGGCCAATGGGGGCTTTATAAATACTACCCCTGCATCCAGTCAGATTCCTGTCCCTAAATATATGGCTGCATTAGGAGGTAGCTTTTCACAATACGTAGGGCCTGGTCTACAGCTTGATGTATCACAAAATGAAAAAATTAAAATTTCAGTTAATGCATATTTGAATGGATCTGGCACCGATAATACTGTTCTGCCAAGTCTTGTGGCTGCTGTAACAAACTCTTTTCAAATTTTGGATGGAGGTGAAACTGAAATCATTTATAGCGCATTTGAAAGTTATTTGCCAGTATTTTCTGGGCAAATACCAAATAATGGACTAAAGGCATATTTAAATTATATTCTTTTCCCAGCAGACTATAGTGGCACGCCGCAGTTTGGGTATATCCCGGTGGAAGCCAATAACGCTGGAGCTTGGCAGACTCTTAAACTAGATTTGGATATTCCTTTTAATGGACATATCTATATTTATACTGCTAACGAAAGTACAGTTAGTAGTTGTTATTTTGATGATTTGCAGGTTATTCACGATAAGAATAATGCAGGACTTCAGGTTACCAGTACTTCTGACTACTACCCGTTTGGATTAGAAATAGCAAGTACTAGATATGTTAACGAAGGGTTTTCACCCAACCGGTTCAGGTATCAAGGACAATATAGTACATATGATGAATATACTCAATGGAATGCTTTTGCAATACGAGGAAACTATGATAGCAGATTGGGTACTTGGTATAGTCAGGATCCTTATGGTCAATATTCTAGCCCATATAAGGGTATGGGGAATAATCCATTCAACGGTACTGATCCTGATGGAGGCTGGTTTGGAGGAAATGTTGTTTTAAATGCAGTCACTTGGGCTGCCATAGGTGGCGTATCAGGTGGCCTCTATTCGCTTGCTTCAGGCGCTGATTCTGAAGAGACTAGACGGAATGTGATGGCTGGAGCTTTGACATTTTCTGGTGTTTTTTTAGCATCAAAGGTTTCTTGGAGCAATGTTTTTAATAAAGTATCCGATGCAGCTTCAATTACAGCGTCCAATATTAAGGCAACCTTACTGGATATTGGCAAGAAGACTTTATTTACTCCTAAAGGTACAGTTACCGTTGAAAAGGCAATTTTTATGGGACGCGTGTATCCTACAATGGAGGAAATCAATGCCATGCAGCAAGCTGAACTATTCGCCAGGGGTGACGGTATAGAGCCTGTGTTTGTTGAATATGACATAGTTGAACTTTTTACTACAGGTGGCCTTGGTAAGGTCTTGAGAGCTGGAGCAACAGATGTGACAACATCTATTGTTAGGCGTGAGTTAACAGAAGAGGTGGGTGAGCAGGCTTTTAAAAAAGTTGTTGCTAAGGGGGCAAGAGCTCTTTGGAAATTGACAGATGAAGGCGCATCGCAAATAAAACGTCATTCTCAATTTGGTAAAATCTTCAAAAGTAAATCAGATGGACTTTGGTGGGCTGTTGACAATGCAGGTCATGGGGGTAGTAAATTTAAAGTGTTCAAAGAGGGTAAGAAAGGATTGGAATGGATTAGTGATGCTGATGAATTTGGTGACTTTATCATAAACAAACACAAAGGATCTACGGGTAAATTTATTCCTTGGGGACAATTGAAAACTATCAAATAG